The genomic segment GCGCTTTTTCGGTTTCGGCGGCGGCATGGCGGATCATACCCACCACCGTTGATTTATCAAAGATGGTGGCCAGGATGAAATGTTCGGCCACCAGGCAGAAATATACGTTCCACTTGGATCCCTCCTGAAACATCACTTTGAACTTTTCCTCCTTCACCAGACGGGCCAGGGCCTGAGTGGAGGAAAAGATGCCGCCGATCAGGGCCGAGATAGACTGCAGGTTAAAATCTGTCACGTAGCCCGACTGGCTGATCAGGTGGCCGTTCTTGGACAACAGAACGGCGCATTTGGCCCGGGAAGCTTTGATGTACAGGGCCATCTCCCGTTCCACTGCCACGGTGATCTCTTCCGATATAACGAACTGGAGATTGGTCATAATATCTTCATCAAACGTTCCAGGCTGGCTTTCATCTTAATGGACACCAGTCCGATGTTGGCCCCGGGCTCGGTTATCACCGTCAGGATGCATTCCGGAGCGCAAAGGAATATGATGCTGCCTTCGCTGGCCGAAAGCTGCACCCCGGAAAGCTCCGATCCCTGCTCCGGCCGGAGGGCCTTGATTATCTCCTGATAGATCCCGGCCACCATGGCGCTGATGGTCCGCTCCTCCATTCCCGACATCAGGTTGGAGACCACTACCAGACCTTCGTTATCCACCACCAGGCTGCCTTTGACCCCTGAGATCTCGTTTATTTGATTGAGTATTTCTTTCATGATTTCTTTTGCTTTGAATTTACCGGCAGTTTTATACGATCATCTGTTGGGTTCTTTTTTTGCCAGATTCTCTGCCTGTTCCGCAGCCCGCTTGCTGTTGACCATCACCAATCCCACCTTGGCTGAGGAGTCGGCTGAGATCATTAGCACCATCCGCCCTGCCTGGCGCAGGAATATTTTCTCATCGCCAGTCTCTATAACTATCCTCTCCAACTCTCCCAGCTTTATCTTTTTCAGGGCTTCAAAAGCG from the candidate division TA06 bacterium genome contains:
- a CDS encoding roadblock/LC7 domain-containing protein, with the protein product MTNLQFVISEEITVAVEREMALYIKASRAKCAVLLSKNGHLISQSGYVTDFNLQSISALIGGIFSSTQALARLVKEEKFKVMFQEGSKWNVYFCLVAEHFILATIFDKSTVVGMIRHAAAETEKALAPHLEKTLSGEGDSTPLAEEESPGMPSIQARESQGIELPDLNQEVEDALSKLFS
- a CDS encoding roadblock/LC7 domain-containing protein, producing MKEILNQINEISGVKGSLVVDNEGLVVVSNLMSGMEERTISAMVAGIYQEIIKALRPEQGSELSGVQLSASEGSIIFLCAPECILTVITEPGANIGLVSIKMKASLERLMKIL